In Melospiza georgiana isolate bMelGeo1 chromosome 8, bMelGeo1.pri, whole genome shotgun sequence, one genomic interval encodes:
- the C8H10orf105 gene encoding uncharacterized protein C10orf105 homolog yields the protein MSSGNGTSPTPPVLGLLEPVPPSASSPEGTDWLPTIVGLVCIFLVLATLLTLVTLCHLRALGRSPWGPHEWLPQQAVDASQPQLRLWKRLGSLRGSISSFRRSQRAFQSTLACPRSFSSSQDGDIMESTKM from the coding sequence ATGAGCTCTGGCAACGGGACCTCTCCCACCCCACCTGTCCTTGGGCTCCTGGAGCCGgtgccacccagtgccagctcccCGGAGGGCACAGACTGGCTGCCCACCATCGTGGGGCTCGTCTGCATCTTCCTGGTGCTGGCCACCCTGCTGACCCTTGTCACCCTCTGCCACCTTCGGGCGCTGGGCCgctccccctggggtccccacgagtggctgccccagcaggcCGTGGatgccagccagccccagctgaggcTCTGGAAGCGCCTGGGCTCCCTGAGGGGCTCCATCAGCAGCTTCAGGAGGAGCCAGAGGGCGTTTCAGAGCACCCTGGCCTGTCCCaggagcttctccagcagccagGACGGGGACATCATGGAGTCCACCAAAATGTGA